A single window of Salvia splendens isolate huo1 chromosome 8, SspV2, whole genome shotgun sequence DNA harbors:
- the LOC121743591 gene encoding rapid alkalinization factor-like, producing the protein MAKNHIFRLLIAAAAVAALLLSTAEAGGEFSWIPSSTPSTCQGSIAECMAEGGGEFEMDSESNRRILATTKYISYGALQANNVPCSRRGASYYNCQPGAEANPYTRSCSAATQCRS; encoded by the coding sequence ATGGCGAAAAATCACATCTTCCGCCTCCTCATCGCCGCCGCAGCAGTGGCCGCGCTCCTCCTCAGCACCGCTGAGGCCGGCGGCGAATTCAGCTGGATTCCGTCTAGCACTCCGTCTACCTGCCAGGGATCGATAGCGGAGTGCATGGCGGAGGGCGGCGGCGAGTTCGAGATGGATTCGGAGTCCAACCGGCGCATATTAGCCACCACCAAGTACATCAGCTACGGTGCGCTGCAGGCGAACAACGTGCCCTGCTCGCGCCGCGGCGCTTCCTACTACAACTGCCAGCCTGGCGCCGAGGCCAACCCCTACACTCGATCGTGCTCCGCCGCCACACAGTGCCGGAGttaa
- the LOC121742902 gene encoding glutathione S-transferase PARB-like yields the protein MAIKVHGSPVSPAAKRVLLCLAEKQLDYEFVLVDLATGQHKKEPFLSLNPFGQVPGFEDGDLKLFESRAITRYIAHAYADKGTPLISEDPKKMAIIGVWLEVESQRFDAAGQKLSFEILVKPMKGLTTDDAAVEQLQGQLAAVLDVYEARLGKSKYLGGDEFSLADLHHVPIIANLLKTKVKAVFDARPAVSAWAAALLARPAWLKINAA from the exons ATGGCGATCAAGGTCCACGGATCCCCTGTTTCTCCAGCAGCAAAGAGAGTTCTTCTTTGCTTAGCCGAGAAACAACTAGATTACGAATTCGTGCTGGTCGATTTAGCCACCGGCCAGCACAAGAAGGAGCCCTTCCTCTCTCTCAAC CCATTCGGTCAGGTACCAGGCTTCGAAGACGGCGATCTCAAACTCTTCG AATCTCGGGCGATTACGAGATACATCGCGCACGCGTACGCGGACAAGGGGACGCCGCTGATCTCTGAGGATCCGAAGAAGATGGCGATCATCGGAGTGTGGCTGGAGGTGGAGTCGCAGAGATTCGACGCGGCGGGGCAGAAGCTGAGCTTCGAGATTCTGGTGAAGCCGATGAAGGGGCTGACGACCGACGACGCCGCCGTGGAGCAGCTGCAGGGGCAGTTGGCTGCGGTTCTCGACGTCTACGAGGCTAGATTGGGGAAGTCAAAGTATTTGGGCGGCGATGAGTTCTCGTTGGCGGATCTGCACCACGTTCCGATCATCGCTAATTTGTTGAAGACGAAGGTGAAAGCGGTGTTCGACGCGCGGCCCGCCGTCTCGGCCTGGGCCGCCGCACTCCTGGCCCGCCCCGCTTGGCTCAAAATTAACGCAGCTTAG
- the LOC121742901 gene encoding glutathione S-transferase PARB-like has product MTIKVHGSVFSTATLRVRVCLNEKSLDYEFIHVDLRSGHHKQDSFLSLNPFGQIPAFQDGDLNLFESRAITRYIAHSYAGKGAPLVSSDAKKAAVEGVWAEVEAQRYEPPAAKLTWELGIKPILGMATDDDVVKAQETELEKVLDVYEPRLAHSKYLGGDAFSLADLHHLPTLKYLMASPVKAVFEARPHVAAWVAEIMARPSWQKVLAEC; this is encoded by the exons ATGACGATAAAAGTCCATGGCAGCGTGTTCTCGACTGCAACGTTGAGAGTTCGTGTTTGCCTGAATGAGAAATCTCTTGACTATGAGTTTATCCACGTCGACCTTCGCTCCGGCCACCACAAGCAGGATTCTTTTCTTTCCCTCAAT CCCTTCGGTCAAATCCCGGCCTTTCAAGATGGAGACCTCAACCTCTTCG AATCAAGGGCAATCACTCGGTACATCGCGCATTCATACGCTGGGAAAGGCGCTCCACTAGTATCTTCGGATGCAAAGAAGGCGGCGGTGGAGGGCGTTTGGGCGGAGGTGGAGGCTCAGAGGTACGAGCCTCCAGCGGCGAAGCTGACGTGGGAGCTGGGAATCAAGCCCATTTTGGGAATGGCAACAGATGATGATGTGGTCAAGGCTCAAGAGACCGAGCTGGAGAAGGTTCTTGACGTGTACGAGCCCCGCCTCGCCCACTCCAAATACTTGGGCGGCGACGCCTTCTCTCTGGCGgacctccaccacctccccacCTTGAAATATCTTATGGCCTCGCCGGTGAAGGCGGTTTTCGAGGCCCGCCCTCACGTGGCTGCTTGGGTGGCCGAAATCATGGCTAGGCCATCCTGGCAGAAGGTTCTAGCTGAGTGCTGA